The following coding sequences lie in one Oryza brachyantha chromosome 10, ObraRS2, whole genome shotgun sequence genomic window:
- the LOC121055547 gene encoding putative F-box/FBD/LRR-repeat protein At4g00315, with protein sequence MAPAPQRESKRRRTYMCSRCGFPRRAMSALPPTLITDNISALPDDVLRSIISFLPTVQAAQTQALSSRCRSLWRHAPLNLDEGELNLWEDFILGAISTILSAHDGPVWRFSVTKLARVNEFRGDIVATLDAMLRHQTLSSLSELRLHYRPSTTAPDPLPPAALRFSLLRVASFGHCSLPDTDGAIGPGGVVFPNLQELTLLDISNSEATLHAIVSACPAIRSLLLCDNDAFRRVQIRSRTLCLE encoded by the exons ATGGCTCCCGCTCCTCAGCGCGAGTCCAAGAGGCGCCGCACCTACATGTGCAGCCGCTGTGGGTTCCCAAGAAGGGCCATGTCTGCGCTGCCGCCGACGCTGATT ACGGACAACATCAGCGCGCTCCCCGACGACGTCCTCCGCAGCatcatctccttcctcccgACCGTACAGGCCGCGCAGACGCAGGCGCTCTCCTCCAGATGTCGCTCCCTGTGGCGCCACGCGCCCCTAAACCTCGACGAGGGTGAGCTCAACCTCTGGGAGGACTTCATCCTGGGTGCGATCTCGACGATCCTCTCCGCGCACGATGGCCCCGTCTGGCGCTTCTCCGTCACCAAGCTCGCCCGCGTCAACGAGTTCCGCGGCGACATAGTCGCCACCCTGGACGCCATGCTGCGGCACCAGACGCTCAGCAGCCTCAGCGAGCTCCGTCTCCACTACAGGCCGAGCACGACGGCGCCGGACCcgctgccgcccgccgcgctgaGGTTCTCGCTCCTCCGCGTCGCGAGCTTCGGCCACTGCAGCCTACCCGACACCGACGGCGCCATCGGGCCCGGGGGCGTCGTCTTCCCGAATCTGCAGGAGCTCACGCTGCTGGACATCTCCAACTCGGAGGCCACCCTCCACGCCATCGTGTCGGCGTGCCCTGCGATCAGGAGCTTGCTGCTGTGCGACAACGACGCGTTCCGCCGCGTGCAGATCAGATCCCGGACACTG TGTTTGGAATGA